In Clostridiales bacterium, one genomic interval encodes:
- a CDS encoding nicotinamide mononucleotide transporter, translating to MNFFNLSSTFLTIWGYELSFLEFLATIFGILNVYLLAKIKVSNYFWGILNVILSFFIFFQIQMYSDMFLQVYYLAMNIYGWWMWLHPKNNSQSNDAKLKVSKNSLSYNLIAALLTVIGFVFLGFFLKNIHVLLPTLFIEPSRSPFIDSFITVLSIVAMFFMAKKKIEHWYLWFIADFTSVVFCYMQNIKFLALEYFIFLFFAFLGYMEWRKELLSET from the coding sequence ATGAATTTTTTTAATCTTAGTAGTACGTTTTTAACCATTTGGGGATATGAATTGTCCTTTTTAGAATTTTTAGCAACAATATTTGGTATACTTAATGTATATTTGCTTGCTAAAATAAAAGTTTCTAATTACTTTTGGGGGATATTAAATGTAATTCTCTCATTTTTTATCTTTTTTCAAATTCAAATGTATTCAGATATGTTCCTACAAGTATATTATCTAGCCATGAATATATATGGGTGGTGGATGTGGTTACACCCAAAAAACAACAGTCAGTCCAACGATGCTAAACTGAAAGTATCAAAAAACTCGTTATCTTATAATTTAATTGCGGCATTATTAACTGTTATAGGATTCGTATTTCTTGGTTTCTTTCTAAAAAACATTCATGTTTTGTTGCCGACTTTATTTATTGAGCCATCTAGGTCTCCTTTTATTGATTCATTCATAACCGTTCTTAGTATTGTAGCTATGTTCTTTATGGCAAAAAAGAAAATTGAACACTGGTATTTATGGTTTATCGCTGATTTTACTTCGGTAGTGTTTTGCTACATGCAAAATATAAAATTTTTGGCATTAGAATATTTTATATTTTTATTCTTTGCCTTTTTAGGATATATGGAATGGAGAAAAGAATTGTTATCGGAAACTTAA
- a CDS encoding DedA family protein, whose product MVKMIEVVAVFITNIVSQLGYLGIGLGMFLESACIPLPSELILPLGGFMIAEGRITLLGANVAVLLGSLLGSVLTYWVGFYGGRSFILKYGKYFFISKDNFDKAEKTFNKHGVSAVFFGRLLPVIRTFISLPAGITKMNFIKFVIYSLLGMVPWNFLLIFLGYKFGENYELVVRPLFKKFEHISIMIMVIVLIAFVASYMKKKKSVAE is encoded by the coding sequence ATGGTTAAAATGATTGAGGTAGTAGCCGTATTTATAACAAACATAGTAAGTCAGTTAGGGTACTTAGGAATAGGGTTAGGTATGTTTTTAGAGAGCGCGTGTATACCATTGCCAAGTGAGTTAATTTTGCCGCTAGGAGGATTTATGATAGCGGAAGGAAGGATAACATTGCTTGGTGCAAATGTTGCGGTGTTGTTAGGAAGCTTATTAGGATCTGTACTAACGTATTGGGTTGGATTTTATGGAGGAAGGTCTTTTATATTAAAGTATGGGAAATATTTTTTCATATCAAAGGATAACTTTGATAAAGCTGAAAAGACATTTAATAAGCACGGTGTGAGTGCGGTATTTTTTGGAAGGCTGTTACCTGTAATAAGGACATTTATATCATTGCCAGCGGGAATAACAAAAATGAATTTTATAAAGTTTGTTATATATTCTTTGTTGGGGATGGTGCCATGGAATTTTCTACTGATATTTTTAGGGTATAAATTTGGTGAGAACTATGAATTAGTGGTAAGACCGTTGTTTAAAAAATTTGAGCACATTTCTATTATGATAATGGTTATAGTACTTATTGCTTTTGTTGCGTCATACATGAAGAAGAAGAAAAGTGTAGCGGAGTAA
- a CDS encoding LCP family protein — protein MNFRRLILCFTCIFLGVFFMFGCMILSKNVSIGGVNSQSKVASNASSTVYEPVLDDELKEPFNVLILGGDKVNKNTDTIMVANVDCKKPKVTVLSIPRDTRVLVKGKLAKINCAYPMGREKLAMKTVSDFLNIDIKYYVYLDVKAFREIVDLFDGVDYNIPVDMEYDDPCQKLHIHLKKGEQHLDGEKAEQFMRFRHYNKVKVNKYYDGSDIKRIEAQQSFIKEFIKQKLNIKYLTKASGFVDTVYANIDTNISPDIVVRSIMYFNKFDLNVVDMNTLPGDAAYINNGSYYLYDRKRAYEIVKGSFITNDRKVSLADFLNYDTYTPKKSKKNYTENNPSNSQTDIESSGVEKQI, from the coding sequence ATGAATTTTAGAAGATTGATACTTTGTTTTACGTGCATATTCTTAGGTGTGTTTTTTATGTTTGGGTGTATGATACTAAGTAAGAACGTGTCAATAGGCGGGGTTAACTCCCAAAGTAAAGTAGCAAGTAACGCTAGTTCAACAGTATATGAGCCTGTGTTGGATGATGAATTAAAAGAACCATTTAATGTGTTAATATTAGGTGGAGATAAAGTAAATAAGAATACAGATACAATAATGGTAGCAAATGTGGACTGCAAGAAACCCAAAGTTACAGTATTATCCATACCACGTGATACAAGAGTTTTAGTGAAAGGGAAGCTTGCAAAGATAAATTGTGCATATCCAATGGGAAGAGAGAAACTAGCAATGAAGACAGTTAGTGATTTTTTAAATATAGACATCAAATACTATGTTTATTTAGATGTGAAAGCGTTTAGAGAAATTGTAGATCTGTTTGATGGAGTGGACTATAACATACCAGTGGATATGGAATATGATGATCCGTGCCAAAAGCTACATATACACTTAAAGAAAGGCGAGCAGCACTTGGACGGAGAAAAGGCAGAGCAATTTATGAGGTTTAGACATTATAATAAGGTGAAGGTTAACAAATACTATGATGGCAGCGATATAAAAAGGATAGAGGCGCAGCAAAGTTTTATAAAGGAATTTATAAAACAAAAATTGAATATAAAATATTTAACCAAAGCTAGTGGCTTTGTGGATACAGTGTATGCCAATATAGATACAAATATAAGTCCTGATATAGTAGTAAGAAGTATTATGTATTTTAATAAATTTGATTTAAATGTGGTAGATATGAATACTCTTCCAGGAGACGCAGCATATATAAATAATGGGTCGTACTATTTGTACGATAGAAAAAGGGCGTATGAGATAGTAAAGGGATCTTTCATTACAAATGATAGAAAGGTTAGTTTAGCAGATTTTTTGAATTATGATACTTACACACCAAAGAAGAGTAAGAAAAATTATACAGAGAATAATCCATCAAATTCTCAGACCGATATAGAGTCATCTGGAGTTGAAAAACAAATATAA
- a CDS encoding PolC-type DNA polymerase III encodes MQDVTLHDKRNILSVFPNLEDNAKRSSYLKNVSVRCINVYKKSQKVELVLVSYNLISPTVVYSVQRSLKDMFKDSRIRIKVTYESDFTLEDVLANYWKDILLVLSCNMAIAKAILRNAQYKLVDGKLKIILLTRGADILLSKRCNEMIEKLLKDYFDKSVRVEFCNYVPTEQEKISYIREKESEEYRVVTHSILSSANIASETKPVDNSQRKSENNYRKPKTPSSDIYGKVFNDPLIKIVEITQDSGEIAFNGEVISTEERELQNGKILFMFDMTDYTSSVTCKIFLKKDDLIRIKDHVKEGAVLKVKGDAQYDKYIREVSIYVLGILKGEEKEKRMDNADEKRVELHLHTQMSAMDGVSSASDLIKRVSSWGHKAVAITDHGVVQAFPEAMDAAKKYGIKVIYGVECYLLEDEMPIVVDKQNTTMDTEFVVFDIETTGLDSKKEQIIEIGAVKIKNGQEVDKFSEFIKPTVPIPPFITELTGITDDMVAESLGVEEVLPKFLEFAKGCVLVAHNAPFDLGFVKEFASRLKLSVENSVLDTLMLSRRMFPNLSKHKLNIVAKHLGVSLLNHHRAVDDAMATAGILLKCLDILKKDEIETLEDINNLLQGNVDIKKTRTHHAIILVKNYVGLKNLYKIISESHLKYFYMRPRVPRKLILKYREGLILGSACESGELYRAIVNKKSDLEIEQIAKFYDYLEVQPLGNNRFMLENNIVESKKELEDINKKIIALGKKLGKLVVATCDVHFLDPKDEVYRRILMAGKGFKDADNQAPLYLRTTEEMLAEFYYLDDELANEIVVTNTNKISDMIEDILPIPDGTYPPKIDGAEEEIKELTYSKAHEIYGENLPKIVADRIKKELNSIIKNGFSVMYIIAQKLVWNSLEHGYLVGSRGSVGSSFVANMVGITEVNSLPPHYICTKCKYSEFVEDTKGICGFDLPPKNCPNCGQELKRDGYDIPFETFLGFDGDKEPDIDLNFSGEYQAKAHKYTEVLFGEGNVFKAGTIGTIASKTAFGFVKNYFEERNKIVPQAEMNRLIKGCEGVKRTTGQHPGGIMVVPRYKEIYDFCPIQRPADDVNSDTITTHFDYHSISGRLLKLDILGHDDPTMIRMLEDLTGVDATKIPIGEEKTMTLFRSTEALGITPEDIDSTVGTFAVPEFGTKFVRQMLIDTKPTTFSELIRISGLSHGTDVWLNNAQDLVRNNIATLSEVICTRDDIMLYLLRAGLPPKTSFKIMEDVRKGKGLKKEYEEIMKEKNVPDWYIDSCKKIKYMFPKAHAAAYVMMAFRIAWFKVYYPLAFYIAYYTVRADLFDAVIMIYGKERVQKKIKEYKDMGNKLKMTEKNILTILEVVNEMYARGIEFLPIDIYKSDAEKFLIEDGKIRPPLCTLQGLGKAAAQSIAEARKKGKFLSIDELRSEARLSKPVIDILDQIGALEGMPESNQISLF; translated from the coding sequence ATGCAGGATGTAACATTACATGACAAAAGAAACATTCTATCTGTGTTTCCGAATCTTGAGGACAACGCAAAGAGGAGTAGTTATTTAAAAAATGTCAGTGTTAGATGCATTAATGTGTATAAGAAGAGCCAGAAGGTAGAACTGGTTTTAGTGTCGTATAATTTGATATCTCCCACAGTTGTGTATTCAGTGCAAAGAAGTCTTAAAGATATGTTTAAAGATTCAAGAATTAGGATCAAAGTTACATATGAAAGTGATTTTACTCTAGAAGATGTGTTAGCCAATTATTGGAAGGATATACTGCTTGTGCTGTCATGTAATATGGCTATTGCAAAGGCGATACTAAGAAATGCACAGTATAAATTGGTTGATGGTAAGCTAAAAATTATTCTATTGACAAGAGGTGCTGATATACTTTTAAGCAAGAGATGTAACGAAATGATAGAGAAATTGCTTAAAGATTATTTTGATAAAAGTGTAAGAGTGGAATTTTGTAATTATGTGCCAACCGAGCAGGAGAAAATAAGTTACATAAGAGAGAAAGAAAGTGAAGAATATCGTGTTGTTACTCATTCTATATTAAGCAGTGCTAATATAGCTTCTGAAACGAAGCCTGTGGATAATTCACAACGAAAGAGTGAAAATAATTATAGGAAGCCCAAAACTCCAAGCAGCGATATATATGGAAAGGTGTTTAACGACCCACTAATTAAAATAGTAGAAATAACACAGGATTCAGGGGAGATTGCATTTAACGGAGAAGTTATATCGACAGAGGAGAGGGAGTTACAAAATGGCAAAATATTATTTATGTTTGATATGACAGACTATACATCTTCTGTTACGTGCAAGATATTTTTAAAGAAGGATGATTTGATTAGAATAAAGGATCACGTCAAAGAAGGGGCTGTTTTAAAGGTAAAAGGTGATGCGCAATATGATAAATATATAAGAGAAGTATCTATTTACGTATTAGGTATCTTAAAGGGTGAAGAGAAAGAAAAACGTATGGATAATGCGGATGAAAAGAGAGTTGAGTTACACCTTCATACGCAAATGAGTGCAATGGATGGAGTATCGTCAGCGTCGGATCTAATAAAAAGAGTTAGTAGCTGGGGGCATAAGGCCGTAGCTATAACGGATCATGGCGTGGTGCAAGCATTCCCGGAAGCAATGGATGCGGCTAAAAAGTACGGTATAAAAGTGATATATGGTGTGGAGTGCTATTTATTAGAAGATGAGATGCCCATAGTGGTGGATAAACAAAATACAACAATGGATACAGAGTTTGTTGTATTTGATATAGAAACAACGGGGCTAGATAGTAAAAAAGAGCAGATTATAGAAATAGGTGCAGTAAAAATAAAAAATGGACAAGAGGTAGATAAATTTTCGGAGTTTATAAAGCCGACTGTGCCTATACCGCCATTTATAACCGAATTGACAGGGATAACAGATGATATGGTTGCAGAAAGTTTGGGAGTAGAGGAAGTGTTGCCAAAGTTTTTGGAGTTTGCGAAAGGCTGTGTTTTGGTAGCGCACAATGCACCTTTTGACTTAGGATTTGTAAAAGAATTTGCGTCAAGACTAAAGCTTTCGGTTGAGAATTCAGTTTTAGACACATTGATGTTATCAAGGAGAATGTTTCCAAACCTTAGTAAGCATAAGCTAAATATAGTTGCAAAGCACTTAGGTGTAAGCTTACTAAATCATCATAGGGCAGTAGATGATGCAATGGCTACAGCAGGTATATTACTTAAGTGTTTGGATATACTAAAAAAAGATGAAATAGAGACATTGGAGGATATAAATAATTTGCTACAGGGGAATGTTGATATAAAGAAGACTAGAACTCATCATGCGATAATTTTAGTCAAGAATTATGTAGGATTAAAGAATTTATATAAAATTATATCCGAGTCGCATCTTAAATATTTTTATATGAGACCTAGAGTGCCAAGGAAGCTTATATTAAAGTATCGAGAGGGATTAATATTAGGGAGTGCATGTGAGTCAGGTGAACTCTATCGTGCAATTGTTAATAAAAAAAGTGATTTAGAAATAGAACAGATTGCTAAATTTTACGATTATCTGGAAGTGCAACCATTGGGGAATAATCGTTTTATGTTAGAGAATAATATAGTTGAGAGTAAAAAAGAGTTAGAGGATATCAATAAAAAGATAATAGCGTTGGGGAAAAAATTGGGAAAGCTTGTTGTTGCAACATGTGACGTGCATTTTTTGGATCCAAAAGACGAAGTATATAGAAGGATTCTAATGGCGGGAAAGGGATTTAAAGATGCTGATAACCAAGCACCATTATATCTTAGAACTACCGAAGAGATGTTAGCGGAATTTTATTATTTAGATGATGAATTAGCTAATGAAATAGTGGTGACTAATACAAATAAGATTTCGGATATGATAGAGGATATTTTGCCTATACCGGATGGAACATATCCACCTAAGATAGATGGGGCGGAAGAAGAGATAAAGGAGTTAACGTATTCCAAAGCACATGAGATATACGGAGAAAATTTGCCTAAAATAGTAGCGGACAGAATAAAGAAGGAATTAAACTCTATTATAAAGAATGGTTTTTCGGTGATGTATATAATTGCGCAAAAGCTTGTGTGGAACTCACTAGAGCATGGGTACTTGGTAGGGTCAAGAGGGTCAGTGGGGTCGTCGTTTGTAGCGAATATGGTTGGAATAACCGAAGTTAATTCCTTGCCGCCTCACTATATATGTACCAAGTGTAAGTATTCGGAGTTTGTGGAGGACACGAAAGGTATATGTGGTTTTGATTTGCCACCTAAAAACTGTCCTAATTGTGGCCAGGAACTAAAAAGAGATGGATATGATATACCATTCGAAACATTTTTGGGTTTCGATGGAGATAAAGAGCCAGATATAGATTTGAATTTTTCGGGGGAATATCAAGCCAAGGCGCATAAGTATACAGAAGTGTTGTTTGGTGAAGGGAATGTGTTTAAGGCAGGGACAATAGGGACAATAGCTAGTAAGACAGCGTTTGGGTTTGTGAAAAATTATTTTGAGGAAAGAAATAAGATTGTGCCACAAGCAGAGATGAACAGATTAATCAAAGGATGTGAGGGAGTAAAGAGAACAACAGGGCAGCATCCTGGAGGTATAATGGTTGTGCCAAGATATAAAGAAATATATGATTTTTGCCCAATACAAAGACCGGCAGATGACGTCAATTCAGATACGATAACGACGCATTTCGACTATCACTCAATAAGTGGACGTTTGTTAAAGTTAGATATACTAGGACATGATGATCCAACAATGATAAGGATGCTAGAGGATTTAACGGGAGTTGACGCAACCAAAATACCAATAGGTGAAGAAAAAACGATGACTTTGTTTAGAAGTACAGAGGCATTGGGTATAACTCCAGAGGATATAGATAGCACAGTTGGTACATTTGCAGTGCCGGAGTTTGGTACTAAATTTGTAAGACAGATGCTAATAGATACTAAGCCAACGACATTCTCAGAGCTTATAAGGATATCTGGACTGTCACATGGAACTGACGTTTGGTTAAATAATGCACAAGATTTGGTGCGCAATAATATTGCTACATTGTCGGAGGTTATATGTACAAGAGATGATATAATGTTGTATTTATTAAGAGCGGGTTTACCACCTAAGACATCATTTAAGATAATGGAGGATGTCAGAAAGGGGAAAGGGTTAAAGAAAGAGTATGAGGAAATAATGAAAGAAAAAAATGTGCCAGATTGGTATATTGATTCATGTAAGAAAATAAAATATATGTTCCCAAAAGCACACGCAGCGGCATATGTGATGATGGCGTTTAGAATAGCATGGTTTAAGGTGTATTATCCTTTGGCATTTTATATAGCATATTATACAGTAAGAGCAGACTTGTTTGATGCTGTGATAATGATATATGGAAAAGAGCGAGTACAGAAAAAAATAAAAGAGTATAAAGACATGGGCAATAAATTGAAGATGACAGAAAAAAATATTTTGACAATACTTGAGGTAGTGAATGAAATGTATGCAAGAGGAATAGAATTTTTACCAATAGATATATATAAGTCTGATGCAGAAAAGTTTTTGATAGAGGATGGGAAAATACGTCCACCACTTTGTACTTTGCAAGGTTTGGGAAAAGCAGCAGCTCAGAGTATCGCGGAGGCTAGAAAAAAAGGTAAATTCTTGTCGATAGATGAATTAAGGTCAGAAGCAAGATTGAGTAAGCCTGTAATTGATATTTTGGATCAGATAGGTGCACTGGAAGGGATGCCAGAGAGTAATCAGATCAGTTTGTTTTAA
- the ispG gene encoding flavodoxin-dependent (E)-4-hydroxy-3-methylbut-2-enyl-diphosphate synthase, with translation MKRVVKVGDLQIGGDSKVTVQSMTTTDTRDVKSTVSQIRRLEEAGCDIVRVAVLDHDACSAIFKIKKDINIPLVADIHFDYRLAIDSIKNGADKIRINPGNIGSVDRIKKIVEVAKQYKVPIRVGVNSGSLPKHIVEKYGVTTDAMVYSAIENAKILEDLDFGDIVVSLKASDVKKTIDAYTLMNEKTDYPLHVGVTEAGTKWIGTIKSSIGIGSLLAKGIGDTIRVSLTSDPVDEVRTGIEILKSLGIRKTGIKFISCPTCGRCKINLIEIAGKVQEKLQDINKDIVVAVMGCAVNGPGEAREADIGIAGGDNEALLFKKGNIIRKISEGNIVKELIEEIEKM, from the coding sequence ATGAAAAGAGTGGTTAAAGTAGGGGATTTACAAATTGGAGGAGATTCGAAGGTAACTGTGCAGTCTATGACAACGACAGATACTAGAGATGTTAAATCCACAGTCTCGCAAATAAGAAGGTTAGAGGAGGCTGGGTGTGATATTGTGAGAGTAGCCGTGCTTGACCATGATGCATGTAGCGCAATATTTAAAATAAAGAAAGATATAAATATACCATTAGTTGCAGATATACATTTTGACTATAGATTGGCTATAGACAGCATAAAAAATGGTGCAGACAAAATAAGAATTAATCCAGGGAATATAGGAAGTGTGGATAGAATAAAAAAGATAGTTGAGGTTGCAAAACAATATAAAGTTCCTATACGAGTTGGAGTAAATAGCGGTTCATTGCCAAAGCACATAGTAGAAAAGTATGGTGTGACAACGGATGCGATGGTTTATAGTGCAATAGAGAACGCTAAAATTCTAGAAGATTTAGATTTTGGAGATATAGTAGTTTCACTAAAAGCATCTGATGTTAAAAAAACTATAGATGCGTACACGTTGATGAACGAAAAAACAGATTATCCACTACATGTTGGAGTAACAGAGGCAGGTACAAAGTGGATTGGTACAATAAAATCAAGTATTGGCATAGGAAGCCTGTTGGCTAAAGGGATTGGTGATACAATAAGGGTATCCTTAACTAGTGATCCGGTTGATGAAGTAAGGACAGGTATAGAAATATTAAAATCACTTGGGATAAGGAAAACGGGGATAAAATTCATTTCATGTCCTACTTGTGGTAGATGTAAAATAAATCTTATTGAAATAGCAGGTAAGGTACAAGAAAAGCTACAGGATATAAACAAAGATATTGTAGTTGCAGTTATGGGGTGTGCAGTAAATGGACCAGGTGAAGCTAGGGAAGCAGATATAGGTATTGCTGGAGGAGATAATGAGGCGCTTTTGTTTAAAAAAGGCAATATAATAAGGAAAATCTCGGAGGGTAATATTGTAAAAGAGCTTATAGAGGAAATCGAGAAAATGTGA